A window of Mucilaginibacter paludis DSM 18603 contains these coding sequences:
- a CDS encoding tyrosine-type recombinase/integrase, whose product MLLNDSSCKNARAKTKTYKLNDGEGLWLFVNPNGKKYWRYKYKYNGKENTLSFGAYTEVSLRDARDKRDNAKSDLKNGNDPAILRKGAKQLAAFNNTQTFEAISREWHTQYINNWSPKQAARILRRLENELFDDLGRYPINKLPRKIFLVCVQKAAKRSPELGKRLLGYCKQIFEFAGLTDRLDKDLTLGVKAALPKYISGHFACIELEQLPDFIKAIYAPPPKQHKLANQAARLAMLFGCRTMEMLKSERSKFNLDTAMWIIISDNVKKSAEQRRIKRDHLVPLPKQAIEIILELDREYGENRKYLLPSPVKENQPVCKNIILSELDRLGYKSVMTTHGFRSLFMSVSTEKLKYRMRIVDRQLGHVPKGEVLRSYDRAKYLDDRIKLMQDYADYLDSLFKPQQTERNNHGNSSRCRSTVSYHYSNGTSAVEFESLNTQQAYQIRHVS is encoded by the coding sequence ATGCTCCTTAACGATTCGTCCTGCAAAAATGCCAGGGCAAAAACTAAAACATATAAACTTAACGACGGTGAAGGGTTGTGGCTATTTGTCAATCCGAACGGAAAAAAATACTGGCGATATAAATACAAGTACAACGGGAAAGAAAACACGCTTTCCTTTGGTGCCTATACTGAAGTTTCTTTACGGGATGCAAGGGATAAACGAGATAATGCAAAATCCGATTTGAAAAATGGCAATGACCCAGCAATTTTGCGAAAGGGGGCAAAGCAATTAGCGGCATTCAACAATACTCAAACCTTTGAGGCCATATCAAGAGAATGGCATACACAGTATATCAATAATTGGTCGCCAAAACAAGCCGCTCGAATTTTGCGAAGGTTGGAAAATGAGTTGTTTGATGATTTAGGTCGTTATCCGATAAACAAGCTGCCTCGTAAAATATTTTTGGTTTGTGTGCAGAAGGCGGCAAAAAGATCGCCAGAACTTGGCAAACGATTACTTGGCTACTGCAAACAAATTTTTGAATTCGCTGGTCTAACAGATCGGCTTGATAAAGATTTGACTTTGGGTGTTAAAGCAGCATTACCTAAATATATTTCAGGTCATTTTGCTTGTATTGAATTAGAGCAATTACCTGATTTTATAAAAGCAATCTATGCCCCGCCTCCTAAACAACATAAATTAGCTAATCAAGCCGCACGATTGGCAATGTTGTTTGGATGTCGAACGATGGAAATGCTAAAATCAGAACGATCAAAATTCAATCTTGATACGGCTATGTGGATTATTATATCTGATAATGTGAAAAAATCAGCCGAACAAAGAAGAATAAAAAGAGATCATCTTGTTCCGTTACCTAAGCAAGCTATAGAGATAATTTTAGAACTTGATAGGGAATACGGGGAAAACAGGAAATATCTTCTACCAAGTCCGGTAAAAGAAAATCAGCCGGTTTGTAAGAATATTATACTGAGCGAACTTGACCGCTTAGGTTACAAATCGGTAATGACTACCCACGGCTTTAGATCGTTATTTATGAGCGTTAGTACTGAAAAACTGAAATACAGGATGCGTATAGTGGATCGTCAATTAGGGCATGTTCCCAAAGGCGAAGTGCTTCGCTCATACGATAGAGCCAAATATTTAGATGATCGTATAAAGCTCATGCAAGATTATGCAGATTATCTTGATAGCTTATTTAAACCACAACAAACTGAAAGGAACAATCATGGAAATTCATCAAGGTGTCGGTCAACCGTTTCGTATCACTACAGCAATGGTACTTCGGCAGTTGAATTTGAGTCTCTCAACACTCAACAGGCGTATCAAATCCGGCACGTTTCCTAA
- a CDS encoding type IV secretory system conjugative DNA transfer family protein codes for MTPIKIVIWHIVKLGLLTAVISWLLNFMLALFPMGFYAINEKNIFAFAIGGCIAYYKLHGSDDIFKRNFSTEIIGKNKLRVIYLLMYGVAAFTSHCCNTWDRTFPMVVSPLLGICAGVLLVAYYYNKHDQAPVKSNQAKSNSNYGEQNQERDDISIMFTGDHVEAPQFTSHGAAHWISDERKNQLTDIKDGEPSFEGLWIGGGFFHHKEGNLVSIAPPGTGKGGALIIPNLLWKRKSYKHSFVVFDPKGTNACITARFQQKQGNKVVIIDPMDLQKANRATHGIASSHFNPLDYIEKDIFNGTSQIANLLIPDDPNGEKFWNQDARNLVQAILMHIMTDAGYIGRRNLVTFYKIMLTGDFNELFEGMILNDTLDGAVSDFASGFTNMMLKSEQTFTSVRSVANGSIKWLSNPSLQACMKKSDFDPNDLENGGITLYLCQPIQNKEGFATFSRLIVGFCLRANSKPAAKPKAWVYYLLDEFPTMGIFPEVIESLAYSREYRMRLWIFAQSLSQLDQIYKTEGTHQILGNARVLQAFGVTDQVTQEYISKRIGNKTVKVYTQSTTSGTNTSHSSAYGAGGGSSSSGRSDSTSSNEAYHAQPLIEPNAVQYDPNIITISEWGPMRLSRWQYWQKDKTAGFYLDIFKGRADKNPNIESGEDEIDEPEVQTKMGPDGEKQFTFDQ; via the coding sequence ATGACTCCTATCAAAATTGTTATCTGGCACATCGTTAAATTAGGGCTTTTAACAGCGGTAATTTCTTGGCTGCTCAACTTTATGTTAGCACTATTCCCTATGGGATTTTACGCCATAAATGAAAAAAACATCTTTGCTTTTGCAATCGGTGGATGCATTGCTTACTACAAATTGCATGGTAGTGATGATATTTTTAAACGAAATTTCAGTACCGAAATAATAGGAAAGAATAAGTTAAGGGTTATTTATCTGCTAATGTATGGTGTTGCTGCGTTTACAAGTCATTGCTGTAACACTTGGGATAGAACATTTCCTATGGTGGTTTCTCCTTTACTTGGTATTTGTGCAGGGGTCTTGTTAGTAGCCTATTATTACAATAAGCATGACCAAGCTCCTGTTAAATCTAACCAGGCCAAATCTAACAGTAATTACGGAGAGCAAAATCAAGAACGAGATGATATTTCAATAATGTTTACTGGCGACCATGTAGAAGCACCGCAGTTTACATCACATGGAGCGGCACATTGGATAAGCGATGAACGTAAAAACCAACTAACAGATATAAAAGATGGTGAGCCAAGCTTTGAGGGATTGTGGATAGGGGGCGGTTTTTTCCATCATAAAGAGGGCAACCTTGTATCTATTGCTCCTCCCGGAACAGGCAAAGGTGGGGCGCTGATAATCCCTAACTTATTGTGGAAGAGAAAAAGTTATAAACATTCATTTGTAGTTTTTGATCCTAAAGGCACAAATGCATGTATAACTGCACGTTTTCAGCAAAAACAGGGAAATAAAGTCGTCATCATTGATCCGATGGATTTGCAAAAAGCAAATCGGGCAACACACGGCATTGCTTCCTCTCATTTTAATCCGCTGGACTACATTGAAAAAGATATTTTTAACGGTACTTCGCAGATTGCGAATTTATTAATTCCTGATGATCCAAACGGCGAAAAATTTTGGAATCAAGATGCAAGAAACTTAGTCCAAGCTATTTTAATGCACATTATGACCGATGCAGGTTATATCGGAAGACGAAATTTAGTTACATTTTATAAAATAATGCTTACAGGAGATTTCAATGAATTGTTTGAAGGGATGATATTGAATGATACATTAGATGGAGCAGTTTCTGATTTTGCAAGCGGGTTCACTAACATGATGCTAAAAAGTGAGCAAACTTTTACATCGGTAAGAAGTGTTGCAAACGGTTCAATCAAATGGCTTAGCAATCCGTCTTTACAGGCTTGTATGAAGAAATCAGACTTCGATCCCAATGATTTGGAAAACGGGGGAATAACATTGTATCTATGCCAACCTATACAAAATAAAGAGGGTTTTGCAACATTTAGTCGCCTTATTGTAGGGTTTTGTTTACGTGCCAATTCAAAACCAGCAGCGAAGCCTAAAGCTTGGGTTTATTATCTATTGGATGAGTTTCCAACTATGGGGATATTTCCCGAAGTCATAGAGTCATTGGCTTATTCCCGTGAATACAGGATGCGCCTTTGGATATTTGCTCAAAGTTTATCGCAACTTGATCAAATTTATAAAACAGAAGGTACTCATCAGATATTAGGTAATGCTCGCGTTTTACAAGCGTTTGGCGTAACGGATCAAGTTACGCAGGAATATATTTCCAAACGAATCGGCAATAAGACGGTCAAAGTTTATACTCAATCGACTACATCGGGAACAAATACAAGCCATTCTTCTGCATACGGTGCAGGTGGTGGAAGTTCTTCAAGTGGTCGAAGTGACTCAACATCAAGCAATGAAGCTTATCATGCACAACCATTAATCGAACCAAATGCTGTTCAGTACGATCCTAACATTATCACAATCTCCGAATGGGGGCCTATGCGCTTGTCAAGATGGCAATATTGGCAGAAAGACAAAACTGCCGGATTCTATTTAGATATTTTCAAAGGTCGTGCCGACAAAAATCCAAATATTGAAAGCGGCGAGGATGAAATTGATGAACCAGAAGTTCAAACAAAAATGGGTCCCGATGGAGAGAAACAGTTTACATTCGATCAATAA
- a CDS encoding flotillin family protein: MRIVYNPNDVSREIASHDNFKHFHRDGKKWAKHGIHFEIGNFEKHVAKVLSDKETVVRAGLKSRDFYYSEKYKSTVIVDYGGKDKGTCYYTKNKNNFNNIVLEDNKQRKLLKLQLPKELKGGHKALYDLKSIRKKERQLKNNFKTFNKTGPNARKHRATKTLEKKIKRNSEKNKNQYKAKEKLADRKLKIEQNKQKQAQARLQNERKKVLIAELHKKKEQDARLKLEAQKKKEAAIAKEQAIKNAPQKSDEMKKNEQKKQLDIVQQEALEREQARQRRLRELEEARLQNQKDITKGYHK; this comes from the coding sequence ATGAGGATAGTTTATAATCCGAACGATGTTTCTAGGGAAATAGCGAGTCACGACAATTTCAAACACTTTCATAGGGATGGAAAAAAGTGGGCAAAGCACGGCATTCATTTCGAAATTGGAAACTTCGAAAAACATGTCGCGAAAGTATTATCGGATAAAGAAACAGTTGTTCGGGCTGGACTAAAATCTAGAGACTTTTATTATAGCGAAAAGTATAAATCTACAGTAATTGTTGATTATGGGGGGAAAGATAAAGGGACATGCTACTATACAAAAAACAAAAATAACTTTAATAATATAGTATTAGAAGACAATAAACAAAGAAAATTATTGAAGCTGCAACTTCCTAAGGAATTAAAAGGCGGTCATAAAGCTCTTTATGATTTAAAAAGTATAAGAAAAAAAGAAAGGCAATTAAAAAATAACTTTAAAACCTTTAACAAGACTGGTCCAAATGCACGGAAACATCGTGCCACCAAGACATTAGAAAAGAAGATTAAACGCAATTCCGAAAAAAATAAAAATCAGTATAAAGCTAAAGAGAAATTAGCTGACCGTAAATTAAAAATAGAGCAGAACAAGCAAAAGCAAGCGCAAGCAAGGTTACAAAATGAGCGTAAAAAAGTATTGATAGCAGAACTTCATAAAAAGAAAGAGCAAGACGCTAGGTTAAAGCTGGAAGCCCAAAAGAAAAAGGAAGCAGCTATTGCTAAAGAACAGGCTATAAAAAATGCTCCACAAAAATCCGATGAAATGAAGAAGAACGAACAAAAGAAACAATTAGATATTGTCCAGCAAGAAGCATTGGAACGAGAACAAGCGCGCCAAAGGAGATTGAGGGAACTTGAAGAGGCTCGTTTACAAAATCAAAAGGATATAACAAAAGGGTATCATAAATAG